A single genomic interval of Aliiroseovarius sediminilitoris harbors:
- a CDS encoding LysR family transcriptional regulator, translating to MSYIESLRVFVRVVDLGSITSGGRDLRLTPAVASKRIKELEKHLGVRLFNRTTRSLSPTEVGKLFYHEARAVLETVDIAESKVANFSHAPRGTIRVTAPLGAGRRIIAPLVPRFVEAFPDTRVQMRLSDRKVDIMADGLDIAFFIGTPSDSNLKLRKIRDCDRVLCASPAYLSQNGTPQTPDDLLSDQHNCLLLRYPRSPEYFWVLQTKTGLRKLEVAGKYDADDGDVLTAWALDGRGIVNKPRFDVAEHLRDGNLVQVLPATPPVPTIFGCLYPHKKLQDPKIRLFVDFVIEHSKPLLGERR from the coding sequence ATGTCCTATATCGAAAGCCTGCGCGTCTTCGTGCGCGTCGTCGATCTGGGCAGCATCACGTCCGGTGGGCGCGATCTGCGCCTGACTCCGGCGGTGGCAAGTAAACGTATCAAAGAATTGGAAAAACATCTGGGGGTGCGGTTGTTCAATCGCACCACGCGGTCGCTGTCACCGACCGAAGTTGGGAAGCTGTTTTACCACGAAGCCAGAGCGGTGCTGGAAACCGTGGACATTGCGGAATCGAAGGTCGCAAACTTCTCGCACGCGCCGCGTGGCACCATCCGTGTGACCGCGCCATTGGGGGCTGGTCGTCGGATTATTGCACCTTTGGTGCCCCGTTTTGTCGAGGCGTTTCCCGATACCCGGGTGCAAATGCGCCTGTCCGACCGCAAGGTCGACATCATGGCCGACGGGTTGGACATCGCCTTTTTCATCGGCACCCCCAGCGATTCGAACCTGAAATTGCGCAAGATCCGGGATTGTGACCGGGTCTTGTGTGCCTCGCCCGCCTATCTGTCCCAGAACGGCACGCCCCAGACACCCGACGACCTGCTGAGCGACCAGCACAACTGTCTTCTGCTCAGATATCCGCGCTCGCCCGAGTATTTCTGGGTACTGCAAACCAAGACCGGACTGCGCAAGCTGGAGGTAGCGGGAAAATACGATGCCGATGACGGGGACGTGCTGACAGCTTGGGCGCTGGACGGGCGCGGCATCGTAAACAAACCGCGCTTCGACGTGGCCGAGCATCTGCGCGATGGCAATCTGGTGCAAGTTCTGCCGGCAACGCCACCGGTCCCGACGATCTTTGGCTGCCTGTATCCCCACAAAAAACTGCAAGACCCCAAGATCCGCCTGTTTGTCGACTTTGTGATCGAGCACAGCAAGCCGCTTTTGGGCGAACGGCGCTAG
- a CDS encoding M20 aminoacylase family protein: protein MNDPTTLEVEMTAWRRDLHQHPEFGFEEVRTAGFVAQKLRSFGVDVTEGVGRTGVVGTLQRGTSNRAIALRADMDALRITEANDTGWASANHGTMHACGHDGHTAMLLGAAQVLAADGGFDGTIRFLFQPAEEWGRGAQAMINDGLMARFPFDEVFGLHNLPGLPVGHLETRAGPIMSAEDIFEITLQGQGGHAARPHTTREVMVPACALVLDLQTIVARRLDPTDIAVVSVTELRTDGTRNALPGQARIIGDARSFRSDISARIEAEMRRIASGIAATHGIEATVTYSREFVPLVNDADLTAELLTAVETVSARVTVRPEPMTASEDFARFLDHVPGCFAFIGNGDASAPLHSPTYDFNDAALCHGSGVFVAIARQRLPSS from the coding sequence ATGAACGATCCAACGACACTTGAAGTCGAGATGACAGCGTGGCGCCGTGATCTGCACCAGCACCCGGAATTTGGCTTCGAAGAGGTTCGCACAGCGGGGTTCGTCGCACAAAAGCTGCGCAGCTTCGGTGTTGATGTGACCGAGGGCGTCGGCCGCACCGGGGTGGTCGGAACTTTGCAGCGGGGCACGTCGAACCGCGCCATTGCGCTGCGTGCCGACATGGATGCTTTGCGCATCACCGAGGCCAATGACACAGGCTGGGCCTCCGCCAATCACGGGACCATGCACGCCTGTGGGCATGACGGGCACACCGCGATGCTTCTGGGTGCGGCACAGGTGTTGGCAGCGGACGGCGGGTTTGACGGCACCATCCGCTTTCTGTTCCAACCCGCCGAGGAGTGGGGCAGGGGCGCGCAGGCGATGATCAACGACGGGCTGATGGCACGCTTCCCGTTTGACGAGGTCTTCGGCCTGCACAACCTGCCCGGTCTGCCCGTCGGACATCTGGAAACACGCGCTGGCCCAATCATGTCTGCCGAGGATATCTTTGAAATCACGCTGCAAGGTCAGGGAGGGCATGCAGCACGGCCCCATACGACCCGCGAGGTAATGGTGCCCGCCTGCGCGCTGGTGCTGGATTTGCAAACAATCGTGGCGCGTCGCCTTGATCCCACCGACATTGCCGTTGTCTCCGTCACCGAGTTGCGGACCGATGGAACGCGCAATGCCTTGCCTGGGCAAGCCCGTATCATTGGTGATGCAAGAAGTTTCCGATCAGATATTTCTGCTCGGATCGAAGCCGAGATGCGCCGGATCGCAAGCGGCATCGCTGCAACTCATGGCATTGAGGCGACCGTAACATATTCGCGCGAATTCGTGCCCCTGGTCAATGACGCTGACCTGACCGCCGAGCTTCTGACCGCCGTTGAAACCGTCTCTGCCCGAGTCACGGTGAGGCCCGAACCCATGACCGCCTCCGAGGATTTCGCCCGCTTTCTTGACCACGTCCCGGGCTGCTTTGCGTTCATCGGCAACGGTGATGCGTCAGCACCGCTTCACAGCCCAACCTATGATTTCAATGACGCGGCGTTGTGCCATGGCAGCGGCGTTTTTGTCGCCATCGCCCGTCAACGCCTTCCAAGCTCCTGA
- a CDS encoding SDR family oxidoreductase: MTESKKRALVIGSSGGVGQALMSALQGRGFDVTGLSRTGQGLDITNEGNVSDVFGQLDGSFDQIVVASGILAARSGPEKSIGAVTGDELAALFAVNAIGPALILKHSKHLMPRDRRVIFAALSARVGSIGDNRLGGWYSYRASKAALNQLIKTASVELRRTHKHLICVALHPGTVATPFTRDYPQHTSVAPKEAADNLLNVMEGLTPEDNGSFFDWAGKQVPW, encoded by the coding sequence ATGACAGAATCAAAGAAACGCGCGCTTGTCATTGGGTCGTCCGGCGGGGTAGGGCAGGCGCTGATGAGTGCCTTACAGGGGCGTGGCTTTGATGTCACGGGCCTGTCCCGCACCGGCCAAGGGCTGGACATCACCAACGAGGGAAACGTGTCCGATGTGTTTGGGCAGCTTGACGGTTCCTTCGACCAGATCGTCGTCGCATCGGGCATACTGGCCGCCCGGTCCGGTCCCGAAAAATCCATCGGCGCGGTGACAGGTGATGAACTTGCCGCGCTGTTCGCAGTGAACGCCATAGGCCCTGCACTGATCCTTAAACATTCCAAACACCTGATGCCTCGCGACCGGCGTGTAATCTTTGCGGCGTTGTCTGCCCGCGTGGGATCCATTGGCGACAACAGGTTGGGCGGCTGGTATTCCTATCGCGCGTCGAAAGCTGCGCTGAACCAGTTGATCAAGACCGCGTCGGTCGAGCTGCGCCGGACGCACAAACACCTGATCTGCGTCGCGCTGCATCCCGGCACGGTCGCCACACCTTTCACCCGCGATTATCCCCAGCACACATCCGTCGCGCCCAAAGAGGCCGCCGACAATTTGCTGAATGTCATGGAAGGGCTGACCCCAGAGGATAACGGGTCCTTTTTTGACTGGGCGGGGAAGCAGGTGCCCTGGTGA
- a CDS encoding Lrp/AsnC family transcriptional regulator, with translation MTPLDAFDLAILRILQRDNTSPQRQIGATVNLSAPSVQRRIRRMEADGVITSNVAVIDPDKVGLPLTIFVQVELVSETPSEIDLMKRRFRDAPEVQQCFYVTGEADFMLVVVVESMAAYETFTRQVFFQDSNVRKFRTFVSMDAVKTGTGLNI, from the coding sequence ATGACCCCACTCGACGCATTCGATCTGGCCATTCTGCGCATCCTTCAGCGCGACAACACCTCGCCGCAGCGGCAGATTGGCGCGACGGTGAATCTGTCTGCGCCGTCCGTCCAACGCCGCATTCGCCGCATGGAAGCCGACGGTGTCATCACATCGAACGTGGCCGTCATTGACCCGGACAAGGTGGGGCTGCCATTGACCATATTCGTGCAAGTCGAACTGGTCAGCGAAACCCCTTCAGAAATTGACCTGATGAAGCGTCGGTTCCGTGACGCACCCGAGGTGCAGCAGTGTTTTTATGTCACCGGCGAGGCGGACTTCATGCTTGTCGTCGTGGTCGAAAGCATGGCGGCGTATGAGACATTTACCCGCCAGGTCTTTTTTCAGGACAGCAATGTCCGCAAGTTTCGCACTTTTGTGTCCATGGATGCGGTGAAGACGGGAACGGGACTGAACATCTAG
- a CDS encoding diaminopropionate ammonia-lyase has product MYLHNTLPNHDHPLDPRDAQTLGIAGANNVARLLTLRKNSAPTPLVALPGLAKGLNLGALHLKDEGHRLGLGSFKALGGAYALMRLVQDRAERQLGRSIPIDAILSDEVRNIARSMTFACATDGNHGRSVAQGARLMGAKAVIFVHAGVSQSRIDAIAGFGAQITRVAGNYDDSVAEASSVAEEQGWTVLSDTSWPGYEDIPGLVMQGYTAIVREALAELPMPPTHVFLQAGVGGFAAAVAGHLAVLLGKGRPHITVVEPARAACVLASAKQNQPVKVDETEPTVMAMLECYEPSLVAFRVLERVADGFMTVDEDDAVSVMRRLADPIAGDPAVVAGESGGVGLAGAITVLNDPELAARIGLGADARLLVINTEGATDPALYTSLIGRTPEAVLQAERIA; this is encoded by the coding sequence ATGTATCTGCACAACACCCTTCCGAACCATGACCACCCCCTTGATCCACGCGATGCCCAGACGCTTGGGATCGCCGGGGCCAATAACGTTGCCCGTCTCCTGACCCTTAGAAAGAACAGCGCGCCCACACCACTGGTCGCGCTTCCGGGTCTTGCGAAAGGGCTGAACCTCGGCGCGCTGCACCTGAAGGACGAGGGACATCGGCTTGGCCTTGGCAGCTTCAAGGCGCTTGGCGGGGCCTATGCGCTGATGCGACTTGTTCAGGACAGGGCCGAACGCCAGCTGGGGCGCTCAATCCCCATCGACGCAATATTGTCTGATGAAGTGCGCAACATCGCGCGCAGCATGACCTTTGCCTGTGCCACAGATGGCAACCACGGTCGGTCCGTCGCGCAAGGTGCCCGATTGATGGGGGCAAAGGCGGTGATTTTTGTTCACGCCGGGGTCAGCCAGTCGCGTATTGATGCCATCGCCGGATTTGGCGCCCAGATCACGCGCGTGGCTGGGAACTATGACGACTCGGTCGCCGAAGCTTCAAGCGTTGCCGAAGAACAGGGCTGGACCGTGCTGTCCGACACATCATGGCCCGGCTATGAAGACATCCCCGGATTGGTCATGCAGGGCTACACCGCCATCGTCCGCGAAGCGCTGGCAGAGCTACCGATGCCTCCGACGCATGTGTTCCTTCAGGCCGGGGTCGGCGGCTTCGCGGCGGCCGTTGCCGGACATCTGGCGGTGCTGCTGGGCAAGGGTCGCCCCCACATCACGGTGGTTGAACCGGCGCGGGCGGCCTGCGTGCTCGCCAGTGCCAAGCAGAACCAACCGGTGAAGGTGGACGAGACCGAGCCGACCGTGATGGCGATGCTGGAATGCTACGAGCCGTCCTTGGTCGCCTTCCGTGTTCTGGAACGTGTCGCGGATGGGTTCATGACCGTGGATGAGGATGATGCGGTGTCGGTCATGCGACGCCTTGCAGACCCGATTGCCGGTGATCCTGCGGTCGTCGCCGGAGAAAGTGGAGGCGTGGGGTTGGCGGGAGCAATCACCGTTCTGAACGACCCCGAACTGGCCGCCCGCATCGGTCTTGGCGCCGATGCGCGGCTTTTGGTGATCAACACCGAAGGCGCAACCGATCCTGCGCTTTATACCAGTCTCATCGGCCGCACACCCGAGGCTGTTCTGCAAGCCGAACGGATAGCCTGA
- a CDS encoding transglutaminase-like domain-containing protein, translating to MGKLADYDHPAISELAARLTRSETTPRRKLDRIFHYVRDEIRFGFPMNGDFVKASETIQLGYGQCNTKATLLLALCKAAGIQARIHFSLITKDIQKGFFTGLAYWLMPNEISHSWIEVEIEGQWRRIDTFINDKSLFDAAKAKIKRLGWSVGYSVALEDGEASADLNLDHAAYQQMAAVTDDHGAWDDPSDYYESEKYRNRPDGVRMWFYRHLIGGINRRVEAVRSEPV from the coding sequence ATGGGTAAACTTGCTGACTACGATCATCCGGCCATCAGCGAGCTTGCGGCCCGCTTGACCCGATCCGAGACAACGCCGCGCCGCAAGCTCGACCGAATTTTCCACTATGTGCGCGATGAAATCCGGTTTGGATTTCCGATGAACGGCGATTTCGTCAAGGCATCGGAAACGATCCAGCTGGGATACGGACAGTGCAATACCAAGGCGACGCTCTTGCTCGCCCTCTGTAAGGCGGCAGGGATACAAGCGCGCATCCATTTCTCACTGATCACCAAGGATATCCAAAAGGGCTTCTTCACGGGCCTCGCCTATTGGCTGATGCCGAATGAAATCTCTCATTCGTGGATCGAGGTGGAAATCGAGGGCCAGTGGCGGCGGATCGACACATTCATCAATGACAAGTCCCTGTTCGACGCAGCCAAGGCCAAGATCAAACGTCTGGGCTGGTCGGTGGGCTATTCGGTGGCGTTGGAAGACGGTGAGGCCAGTGCCGATCTGAACCTCGATCATGCGGCCTATCAACAGATGGCGGCAGTCACCGATGACCACGGCGCCTGGGATGATCCGTCCGACTATTACGAAAGCGAGAAGTACAGAAACCGGCCAGACGGTGTACGCATGTGGTTCTATCGCCACCTCATCGGGGGAATAAACCGCCGTGTGGAAGCTGTGCGCTCGGAACCCGTTTGA
- a CDS encoding GyrI-like domain-containing protein has protein sequence MKKIDIKKQMTALYGTTLKQGMVIVDVPKMNYLMVDGDGNPNTSQAFANAVEALYSLSYPLKFMVKKGPLAIDYGVMPLEALWWTDDMNNFSSTDKDSWKWTAMISQPEWITSEMVEIARTATAKKKDLPALKQVRFEALEEGPAAQCLYIGPYAGEPPTITALHEFIADNGCDRRGKHHEIYLNDMRRTKPANLRTIIRQPMASR, from the coding sequence ATGAAGAAAATTGATATCAAGAAGCAGATGACCGCCCTTTATGGCACCACCTTGAAACAGGGGATGGTCATAGTTGATGTGCCCAAGATGAACTACCTGATGGTTGACGGCGACGGGAATCCAAACACATCGCAGGCTTTTGCAAATGCGGTGGAAGCTCTCTATTCTCTCTCTTACCCGCTAAAGTTCATGGTCAAGAAAGGCCCGCTTGCCATTGATTATGGGGTCATGCCGCTTGAAGCATTGTGGTGGACCGATGACATGAACAACTTCTCGTCAACCGACAAGGATTCCTGGAAATGGACGGCGATGATCAGCCAACCGGAATGGATTACGAGTGAGATGGTCGAAATTGCGCGCACGGCGACTGCCAAAAAGAAGGACCTCCCCGCGCTTAAGCAGGTTCGATTTGAGGCGTTGGAAGAAGGACCGGCTGCACAGTGCCTCTACATCGGTCCGTATGCGGGGGAACCGCCGACAATCACCGCCCTGCATGAGTTCATTGCGGACAACGGATGTGATCGTCGCGGTAAACATCACGAGATTTATCTGAACGATATGCGGCGCACGAAGCCAGCCAATCTCAGGACGATCATTCGCCAACCGATGGCGAGTAGGTAA